Genomic segment of Alligator mississippiensis isolate rAllMis1 chromosome 6, rAllMis1, whole genome shotgun sequence:
TTCGTCTTTCCGCTACCGCGGTCCGCGGGGCCGCCGGAGCCATGGGCGGGGCCTGGCAGCTCTGCCTTCTcgcgctggcgctggcgctggctGCGGCGGAGGACTCGGAGTGGGCGGGGGCTGGGGACGAGGCCGAGGCGGTGTGGCCGGAGTCAGAGCCGGAGCCGTGGGCGGCGGGAGTGGGGGCGGCGCTGGGGGCGGTGGTGACGCCCGCGTACCGGGGCCCGGGTAACAACGACACGCGCGCGAACCGGGCGCTGCCTATCGTGCTGTGGTGGAGCGGCGGCCTCTTCCCGCACTTCCCCGCCGACACGGCGCGCGTGGACTGCGCGCGCGGCTCATGCCTGGCCACGCGGCGGCGCCAGGTGTGGCGGCAGCGGCGCACACGGGCGCTGCTCTTCTACGGCACCGACTTCCGCGCCTACGAGGCGCCGCTGCCGCGCCTGCCGCACCAGGCCTGGGCGCTGTTCCACGAGGAGTCGCCCATGAACAACTACGCGCTGTCGCACGCGCCGGGCATCCGCCTTTTCAACTACACGGCTACCTTCCGGCGCGAGTCGCACTACCCGCTCACGCTGCAGTGGCTGCCGAGCCTGGCCTACCTGCGCCGTGAGCCGCTGCCGCTGCCCGACAAGGAGCGCTGGCGCCAGCGCGGCTACGGACCCGTGCTCTACTTGCAGTCGCACTGCGACGTGCCCGCCGACCGCGACCGCTACGTGCGCCAGCTCATGAACTACATCCAGGTGAGTTGTCTGCCAGCCCGGGCTTGCCACCTCGGAGGCTGCAGAAGGGCCTCGCTCAGTGTAAGGAGGCGAGGAAAGCCTGAGAGGCAGGCTCAGGCTTCCTGGATCAGGTGCCTGGTGCAACGTCCTGGGATCCTGGTGGGAGGATGGGGGCTGTTTACTGACCCTGGTGCTGTCCTCTCTCTGGCAATTGTttgctggctccttggactcattgcAGGGCCAGCAGGCAGTGTTtggtgtgctctgcttggtgccCCCCTCAGTGCACTGGTTATGAACCTGTGGCCGTTGCTGCCATTGCTGTAATCAAGGATATCCCAAGTGTGCCCTGCACGGCCCCCATCACCAAGGGGAGCTTATAGCTCAATTTGGTGGGCTTTGTCCACCAACCACCATCCAGAATGGCTCATCAAAAGGCCTGGCATCAACATTTCACAGAAACGGGATATGGGCTTCCCTGGTTCCCCCTCTGTGCCCATGGCAGGTTAAGGTACCAGGTTGGTGTTGCATCGGGGTTGACGGtcgttttatgtagagtttagttTATGGCTTGTATGAGATAGTTTAGATTAgaataatcctgcctcaggcaggggcttggacttgatgacctgcggAAGTCCCTCCCAGCCTGACTTTTCTCTGTAGTTCTCTAAGAGCAAAAATTACGTCCAGCtttgggaagcagggagggaaggtcCAGACTAAGGCCAAGTCTAGGTCTTCCCAGGCAGCTACAGTTCCTGTTCCCTGTAGGCCAGGTGCCCCGTCTGCTTTGCAAGGGCAGTTATGCTGAGTGAGTGGGAGCTCAGGCCCAGTCTGTTTGGCTACAGTGATGGAGTGCCTGATGACTGAAATCCTGAATTAGCTGGAAATGCTGCCTGCAACAAGAAAACTTGCATCatcccctgccacttccagctggCTATCTGCAAGGATGAAGAACTTAACAAGGTATTGCGAGGGGACTCGCCATTGTCCAGTGTGGGGTCTGCCCAGCATCCAGGCAGTGCTAAGAAAACTGAAAGCCACAAAGCCAAAGGCAAGCGAGATCTGTTTGGATTCAGACCTAGACTCGGAAATGTCCATGACACAAAAACCCTGTGTCGCACAgcggcagagagtggatgctgaaagggagagggagctgggtaTAACCAGGGTTTGGTACTTGGTAATAATACCTTCTGTATTATGACTGGCTCTTCAACTTCTCTATTGGTTATCATCACTTTTAAAAGTTGAAACTTTTTCACCTGCCAGCCTTCCCCAGAAGGGTGTAACATAGATTGATTAATGTCAGTACAACAGTTTAGAAAGGAAAAGTACTATCTAAGTTTTATGTAGTAAGAAAAACTTCAAAGTAACAAAAAAGCAAGTCCTGCATCCTCCCATGTGTAAACGTTTTACTGAATTGGCCCCTAATAAACTTACCCTTTCCTAAGGGCTGTGCATCTCCAAGTTGTTTTTTGCTTCTCTTGTCTGTTAGTTGTGATTAAATATTTGAGGTATAGTTCTGTTGTAAGAAACAAGAAATTATCATTGACTTTGGGAGATCTTTGTATCTTTTGCAGGAAGAATAGACGCCCTAGAAGAAGGGGTAAAGATTAAAAAACAGGGAAATAGGATGCTCCAATGAATTTTAGATGCATTAGAATGTTTTTGTTAAATCTGTTTGTTGAGAAGGAAGAAGCTGGAGTGAAAGAGTGACTTAGACTCTTAAGACCTGTTTAGAAGGAGTTCTAAAACCTACCCACCCTGGGCACACTGAAAACAAGCttgaaacaaacagaaaagttaCTTTTGTAAAGATGACCTTTACTATTTTAGGTAGACTCCTACGGCAAATGCCTGCATAACCGAGAGCTTCCCAGCGAGAGGCTGACGGACACTTCTACAGCCACAACAGAGGATTCTGAATTCATGACCTTTATCTCCAGGTACAAGTTCCACTTGGCCATGGAGAATGCAATATGCAATGACTACATAACAGAAAAACTGTGGCGTCCACTGCATGTGGGAGCCATCCCTGTGTACCGAGGGTCCCCATCTGTGCGGGATTGGATGCCTGATAACCTCTCCATCATCCTTGTGGATGATTTTGGAAGCCCCCAAGAGCTAGCAGAGTACCTTCACTTCTTGGACAGGAATGGGGAGGAATACTTGAAATACCTAGAGTATAAGAAGCCAGGAGGCATTAAAAACCAGTTTCTGGTGCAGAGCCTGAAGTCACGAGAGTGGGGAGTGAATGATATGACTCTGCCAAATTACCTGAACGGCTTTGAGTGTTTCATCTGTGACAAGGTAAATGAACGAATGAAAGCTGAGAGAGAGCACCGAAAATCTCACGGAAAAGTGAAAGCTCCCGAACCCCACATAGCTCATTTCACACACATGGGGTGTCCTATGCCAGCTCCTGGCTTTGGAAAtattgaggacatccctgaaggaGACAGGTACAGTACAAACATCATGTGCTTTGgaataattcttttttaaaacctCAGTTAACACAGATTTTTGGTAATGCTTTTCAATCCTAAAGTAGTAGTGCTTAACCTTctagcctcatgggccagatcccatgAATGGGATCAGTCTTctggcctgatccagcacagAGTCAGTCCTGGGGTGTGATCTGGTGCACTGTCCTTGTTCCACccaccagatccagccctggaATGACAACCCTACGTGCATGTGCAACACCAtatggggccatgtcatccagcatCCCCATGGGCTGGAAATGTGGCTGTCCTTAATGGAGCTCAAAGTGATCCCAAACTATGTGGAGCACCTTGAAATGTTTCCATATATGGAATATAGTGCAGCAACTACATAAACTCAATATAGCCATGGAGCTGAAAGAGAAGGGATTGGGAAACAGTGTTGGTAAGTGATTGAAATAGGAGTCTGGGAGAACTGAATGCTGTTTCTGATTGTTTTCCCAAATTGTTCGGTGTGTGGGGGCAAGTCAAGTCACTTTTTTGTGCCTTAGCTTTTCCAGCCAGGAAATGACAACAGTGTCCCCCACCTTTCTAAAGAACTCTGCAGTCCTTGTCTGAAAGATGCCATGTAATTTGGTACAAAGTTGCCATTGAGGGAGAGATTCCCAAGAAGACTGTCAACCTAACTTAGCTTTCATTGAAGACCACAATAAAACTCTCATTGGCTTTAATAAGATGAGAAATAGGCCTACTTTGAGTGAGTGTTTCAGAAAATTTACCTTGAAGTTCGTTCTAGATGGATACAAATTCCAACTTTTATTAAAAGTACAATAGAACTTTAAAATGTATATAGAGCAGACCAGTGTCTCAGGTTTTAGTCCCATTTTTTTCAGAAGAGATTGGCAAAACAGAACATAACATGTTGAGTGGCTGTTGTCCTG
This window contains:
- the FUT11 gene encoding alpha-(1,3)-fucosyltransferase 11 isoform X2 → MGGAWQLCLLALALALAAAEDSEWAGAGDEAEAVWPESEPEPWAAGVGAALGAVVTPAYRGPGNNDTRANRALPIVLWWSGGLFPHFPADTARVDCARGSCLATRRRQVWRQRRTRALLFYGTDFRAYEAPLPRLPHQAWALFHEESPMNNYALSHAPGIRLFNYTATFRRESHYPLTLQWLPSLAYLRREPLPLPDKERWRQRGYGPVLYLQSHCDVPADRDRYVRQLMNYIQVDSYGKCLHNRELPSERLTDTSTATTEDSEFMTFISRYKFHLAMENAICNDYITEKLWRPLHVGAIPVYRGSPSVRDWMPDNLSIILVDDFGSPQELAEYLHFLDRNGEEYLKYLEYKKPGGIKNQFLVQSLKSREWGVNDMTLPNYLNGFECFICDKVNERMKAEREHRKSHGKVKAPEPHIAHFTHMGCPMPAPGFGNIEDIPEGDRQSASRLLHLAEQFVEKVNSQQ
- the FUT11 gene encoding alpha-(1,3)-fucosyltransferase 11 isoform X1, which codes for MGGAWQLCLLALALALAAAEDSEWAGAGDEAEAVWPESEPEPWAAGVGAALGAVVTPAYRGPGNNDTRANRALPIVLWWSGGLFPHFPADTARVDCARGSCLATRRRQVWRQRRTRALLFYGTDFRAYEAPLPRLPHQAWALFHEESPMNNYALSHAPGIRLFNYTATFRRESHYPLTLQWLPSLAYLRREPLPLPDKERWRQRGYGPVLYLQSHCDVPADRDRYVRQLMNYIQVDSYGKCLHNRELPSERLTDTSTATTEDSEFMTFISRYKFHLAMENAICNDYITEKLWRPLHVGAIPVYRGSPSVRDWMPDNLSIILVDDFGSPQELAEYLHFLDRNGEEYLKYLEYKKPGGIKNQFLVQSLKSREWGVNDMTLPNYLNGFECFICDKVNERMKAEREHRKSHGKVKAPEPHIAHFTHMGCPMPAPGFGNIEDIPEGDSWKEMWLQDYWQSLDQSEALTAMIHHNESHQGKFWDYMHEIFLKRTRQH
- the FUT11 gene encoding alpha-(1,3)-fucosyltransferase 11 isoform X3, producing MGGAWQLCLLALALALAAAEDSEWAGAGDEAEAVWPESEPEPWAAGVGAALGAVVTPAYRGPGNNDTRANRALPIVLWWSGGLFPHFPADTARVDCARGSCLATRRRQVWRQRRTRALLFYGTDFRAYEAPLPRLPHQAWALFHEESPMNNYALSHAPGIRLFNYTATFRRESHYPLTLQWLPSLAYLRREPLPLPDKERWRQRGYGPVLYLQSHCDVPADRDRYVRQLMNYIQVDSYGKCLHNRELPSERLTDTSTATTEDSEFMTFISRYKFHLAMENAICNDYITEKLWRPLHVGAIPVYRGSPSVRDWMPDNLSIILVDDFGSPQELAEYLHFLDRNGEEYLKYLEYKKPGGIKNQFLVQSLKSREWGVNDMTLPNYLNGFECFICDKLEGDVAAGLLAEP